A genomic segment from Propionibacteriaceae bacterium ZF39 encodes:
- a CDS encoding transposase, whose protein sequence is MYTAPTLAEAEDRFAEFAAGWEGTYPAMIAMWRRMWSEFVPFLDFPPEIRKLIYTTNGIESLNARFRAATRRRGHFPDEDAALKVLYLTVLERRPNRANPTGQIAGWKSILNVLSLTYGDRLGIN, encoded by the coding sequence ATCTACACCGCGCCGACCCTGGCCGAGGCCGAGGATCGGTTCGCCGAGTTCGCGGCCGGCTGGGAAGGCACCTACCCGGCCATGATCGCGATGTGGCGACGGATGTGGTCCGAGTTCGTGCCGTTCCTGGACTTCCCGCCCGAGATCCGCAAACTGATCTACACCACCAATGGCATCGAGTCGTTGAACGCTCGGTTCCGCGCCGCGACCCGACGCCGGGGCCATTTCCCCGACGAGGACGCCGCCCTCAAGGTCTTGTATCTCACCGTGCTGGAACGCCGACCCAACCGGGCCAACCCCACCGGCCAGATCGCTGGCTGGAAATCCATCCTCAACGTATTGTCACTGACCTACGGCGACCGCCTAGGCATCAACTAA
- a CDS encoding acetoacetate--CoA ligase gives MSTPQPSWTPTDESIPTTRVDEFRRWVNDRFDLDLADYPALHGWSIGDERFWPAVWDFLELAADRGDAPALASADMPGARWFPGVELNYARQVFEGAGFEAGAVAIVDRSEPDGAAERELTYGELAAQVAALAGTLRARGVRPGDRVAGYLPNVPEAVIAFLATAAIGATWSACGQDYAATAAVDRLGQLEPVALIAGDGYRYAGKDHDRLVNTARIREAIPSLRTTILVPRRGADAEEIAEAGLGDALSWADATATEHPLTIDNVPFDHPLWVLFSSGTTGKPKGIVHGHGGVLLEHSQQMAFHANLRAGDVFFWYTSPSWMMWNYQVAGLLVGATIVTYDGSPSHPAKDQLWSLASELKVKLLGTSPAYLAACERAQLEPGRDHDLSRLEVLGSTGSVLPPAANAWVSDHIGKHVAIAGISGGTDVVSAFTGFVPTMPVYPGELSCICLGVAMEAWDAKGRPVIGEMGELVITRPMPSMPVFFWNDEDGSRYRDAYFDVWPGVWRHGDWITITERDSVIVHGRSDSTLNRNGIRMGSADIYAAIEPITEIDESLVIGVEMPDGGYWMPLFVKLAAGTELTDDLRTRINTMIREQASPRHVPDDILVVSGIPHTRTGKKLEVPIKRILAGAEPGSVADPSSIDNADLLQEYARLRRE, from the coding sequence ATGTCGACACCGCAGCCGTCCTGGACTCCCACAGACGAGTCGATCCCCACGACCCGGGTCGATGAGTTCCGCCGTTGGGTGAACGACAGGTTCGATCTGGACCTGGCCGACTATCCGGCGCTGCACGGGTGGTCGATCGGGGACGAGCGCTTCTGGCCGGCGGTCTGGGACTTCCTCGAACTCGCTGCCGACCGCGGCGATGCCCCGGCCCTCGCGTCCGCGGACATGCCCGGCGCCCGGTGGTTCCCGGGCGTCGAGCTCAACTATGCGCGTCAGGTGTTCGAGGGGGCCGGGTTCGAGGCCGGAGCCGTCGCGATCGTCGATCGCTCCGAGCCGGACGGCGCTGCGGAGCGCGAGCTGACCTATGGCGAGTTGGCCGCGCAGGTCGCGGCACTGGCGGGGACGCTCCGCGCCCGGGGCGTACGCCCGGGTGACCGCGTAGCCGGCTATCTCCCCAACGTGCCGGAGGCTGTCATCGCGTTCCTTGCCACCGCAGCGATCGGCGCCACGTGGTCGGCCTGCGGTCAGGACTATGCGGCGACGGCTGCGGTCGACCGGCTGGGCCAGCTGGAGCCTGTCGCGCTGATCGCCGGGGACGGCTATCGCTATGCGGGCAAGGATCACGATCGCCTGGTGAACACGGCGCGCATCCGGGAGGCCATCCCGTCGCTGCGGACCACGATCCTGGTCCCGCGCCGCGGTGCCGATGCCGAGGAGATCGCCGAGGCCGGGCTGGGCGATGCGTTGTCCTGGGCGGACGCAACCGCCACCGAGCATCCCCTGACCATCGACAATGTGCCGTTCGACCACCCGCTGTGGGTGCTGTTCTCGTCGGGCACGACCGGCAAGCCGAAAGGCATCGTCCACGGCCACGGAGGCGTACTCCTGGAGCATTCGCAGCAGATGGCCTTCCACGCGAACCTCCGCGCAGGTGATGTGTTCTTCTGGTATACCTCCCCCAGCTGGATGATGTGGAACTATCAGGTCGCCGGGCTGCTGGTCGGCGCCACGATCGTGACCTATGACGGCTCCCCGTCGCACCCCGCAAAGGACCAGCTGTGGTCCCTCGCGAGCGAGCTGAAGGTGAAGCTCCTGGGCACCTCGCCGGCGTACCTCGCCGCCTGCGAACGCGCCCAGCTCGAACCCGGCCGCGACCACGACCTCAGCCGACTCGAGGTGCTGGGTTCGACCGGGTCGGTGCTGCCGCCCGCCGCCAATGCCTGGGTCAGTGACCACATCGGCAAGCACGTCGCCATCGCCGGCATCAGCGGCGGCACGGACGTCGTGAGTGCGTTCACGGGCTTCGTGCCGACGATGCCGGTCTATCCGGGTGAGCTGTCGTGCATCTGCCTAGGCGTCGCCATGGAGGCCTGGGATGCGAAGGGCCGCCCCGTGATCGGAGAGATGGGCGAACTCGTGATCACCCGCCCGATGCCGTCGATGCCGGTGTTCTTCTGGAACGACGAGGACGGCTCGCGTTATCGCGACGCCTATTTCGATGTCTGGCCCGGCGTCTGGCGCCACGGTGACTGGATCACGATCACCGAGCGGGATTCGGTGATCGTGCACGGCCGTTCCGACTCGACGCTCAACCGCAACGGCATCCGCATGGGCTCGGCCGACATCTATGCCGCGATCGAACCCATCACCGAGATCGACGAATCCCTGGTCATCGGGGTCGAGATGCCCGACGGCGGCTATTGGATGCCGCTGTTCGTGAAGCTCGCCGCAGGCACGGAACTCACCGACGACCTGCGTACGCGCATCAACACGATGATCCGCGAGCAGGCCTCCCCCCGCCACGTGCCCGACGACATTCTCGTCGTTTCCGGAATCCCCCACACGCGCACGGGCAAGAAGCTCGAGGTGCCGATCAAGCGCATCCTGGCCGGTGCGGAGCCCGGCTCGGTCGCCGATCCTTCGTCGATCGACAATGCGGACCTGCTCCAGGAGTACGCCCGGCTGCGGCGGGAGTGA
- a CDS encoding metallophosphoesterase has translation MIGRVLAATAAVGAGCVAYGALIERSAFVTRRFTLPVLPAGADPVRVLHLSDLHLMPRDRKKIAWVQALAELKPDLVVNTGDNHSHRDAWPHVLEAYGRLLDLPGVFVWGSNDYLSPVLKNPLGYFAGPSRPPQPEDHPERELPWRTLGAEFTRAGWTDLTHRREALDVAGVKLAFRGTDDGHLQRDRYELIAGPPDPDAAINIAVTHAPYLRLLDSFAADRMDLILAGHTHGGQVNLPGIGALVTNCDIDRKRVKGVSTHTMGDHTSAMHVSAGLGTSPFAPYRFACRPEASLLTLTARGGRNGFGARPTWR, from the coding sequence GTGATCGGACGAGTCCTCGCGGCGACCGCCGCTGTGGGTGCCGGCTGTGTGGCCTACGGTGCCCTGATCGAGCGTTCTGCCTTCGTGACGCGGCGGTTCACCCTGCCGGTGCTCCCGGCGGGTGCGGACCCGGTCAGGGTGCTCCACCTGTCCGATCTTCATCTGATGCCACGGGATCGCAAGAAGATCGCGTGGGTGCAGGCCCTCGCCGAGCTCAAGCCCGATCTGGTTGTCAACACCGGTGACAACCATTCCCACCGGGACGCGTGGCCGCACGTGCTGGAGGCGTACGGTCGGCTGCTCGATCTGCCCGGGGTGTTCGTCTGGGGGTCCAACGACTATCTGTCCCCCGTCCTGAAGAACCCGTTGGGCTATTTCGCCGGGCCGAGCCGCCCGCCGCAGCCGGAGGACCACCCCGAGCGGGAACTCCCCTGGCGTACGCTCGGCGCCGAGTTCACCAGGGCCGGCTGGACCGACCTGACCCACCGTCGGGAAGCCCTGGATGTCGCGGGCGTGAAACTCGCCTTCCGCGGGACCGATGACGGCCATCTGCAGCGTGACCGCTACGAGCTGATCGCGGGGCCGCCCGATCCCGATGCAGCGATCAACATCGCGGTGACCCATGCGCCCTATCTGCGTCTGCTCGACTCGTTCGCGGCGGACCGGATGGATCTGATCCTGGCGGGCCACACCCACGGCGGTCAGGTCAACCTGCCCGGCATCGGCGCACTGGTGACCAACTGCGATATCGACCGGAAGCGCGTCAAGGGCGTCTCGACCCACACCATGGGCGATCACACCTCCGCGATGCACGTCTCGGCGGGACTCGGAACCTCCCCGTTCGCGCCCTATCGCTTCGCCTGTCGGCCCGAAGCCAGCCTGCTCACTCTCACCGCACGGGGTGGGCGAAACGGGTTTGGCGCACGGCCCACTTGGCGCTAA
- a CDS encoding transglycosylase domain-containing protein produces MAKSPAQAGTTVYRALMFVVVSIFAGVLVAGLFIPFAGMAGAATKAVSSGMEHIPAELETPPQSERSRVLLANGEVLATFWEENRIYVPLAEMNPNMAKAQIAIEDHRFYEHGALDVRATLRALVRNTSGSGGTQGGSSLTQQYVKMVQIESAKISGDDAGIKKAQERTMSRKIQELRFAIALEKRLTKDEILERYLNIAYYGDGAYGVQSAAHHYFNTSAKDLTLDQAALLAGLVQNPTATDPIRNTVIALDRRNVVLNRMAELQVITPEEANEAKKVGWDPGKVQRFPNGCVGTRYPFLCDYVKRSLEKMPALGNTPDERLNTLKRGGLTIETEIDPRTQDAAQASIDKVLDPKDPVISTMTMIQPGTGLILAMAQNRPVMGDNGAAGETYYNYAVGGSLSDNDMGGAEGYQAGSTFKPFAAAAALELGMSPSKSYNAAASMEFGGQRFKTCSGRERLVGDWTVKNSTGVNGQMDMYRAMAYSVNTYFVQLIRDAGGCETTKMAQKMGVKLGSKGDIVEEFNAKPSFVLGSAEITPLSLTEAYATFAARGKHCEPIVLKRIVDKDGREVPVPDANCRQVMEPEVADGMNSILQNVMSGTGRPATIPGGYPQAGKTGTIDANQAVWFTGYTPEVAGVAMIAIDKTHPFWENRSRPTLKGLRLPASRYYMSGSGGGDAGQDIYRPSMSAALQGKPKTKFNQISSQVRDGKQVSIPSVSGMSPERAKATLEDAGFTVGRTTRHASSPAGTYLGISQTGSAALGSTIYLVYSAGPQPRPQPTTAPPASRPPASQPPAGQPPASQPPAQQPPAQQPPAQQPPAQQPPGQGGQPPGQGDQPPGQQNPGG; encoded by the coding sequence ATGGCCAAATCTCCTGCGCAGGCCGGCACGACCGTCTATCGCGCCCTCATGTTCGTGGTGGTGAGCATCTTCGCCGGCGTCCTCGTCGCGGGTCTCTTCATCCCCTTCGCCGGCATGGCGGGGGCTGCCACCAAGGCCGTGTCGAGCGGGATGGAACACATTCCGGCCGAGCTGGAGACCCCACCGCAGTCGGAGCGATCCCGCGTGCTGCTCGCCAACGGCGAGGTGCTCGCGACCTTCTGGGAAGAAAACCGGATCTACGTGCCGCTGGCGGAGATGAACCCGAACATGGCGAAAGCGCAGATCGCCATCGAGGATCACCGCTTCTATGAGCACGGTGCGCTCGACGTGCGCGCGACCCTCCGCGCGCTGGTGCGCAACACCTCCGGTTCGGGGGGCACGCAGGGCGGCTCGAGCCTCACGCAGCAGTACGTGAAGATGGTTCAGATCGAGTCGGCCAAGATCAGCGGCGACGATGCGGGCATCAAGAAGGCCCAGGAGCGGACGATGAGCCGCAAGATCCAGGAACTTCGCTTCGCGATCGCGCTGGAGAAGCGCCTGACCAAGGACGAGATCCTCGAGCGCTACCTCAACATCGCCTACTACGGCGACGGAGCCTACGGCGTGCAGTCGGCGGCCCACCACTACTTCAACACCAGCGCCAAGGACCTCACCCTCGACCAGGCGGCTCTGCTCGCGGGACTGGTGCAGAACCCGACGGCGACCGATCCGATCCGCAACACCGTGATCGCCCTGGACCGTCGCAATGTCGTGCTCAACCGCATGGCCGAGCTCCAGGTGATCACCCCCGAGGAAGCCAACGAGGCCAAGAAGGTCGGCTGGGATCCGGGCAAGGTGCAGCGCTTCCCGAACGGTTGTGTCGGCACGCGCTATCCATTCCTCTGTGACTATGTGAAACGCAGCCTCGAGAAGATGCCGGCGCTGGGCAACACCCCCGACGAGCGCCTCAACACCCTGAAGCGCGGCGGCCTCACCATCGAGACCGAGATCGACCCGCGTACGCAGGATGCGGCCCAGGCCTCGATCGACAAGGTTCTCGACCCCAAGGATCCGGTCATCTCCACCATGACCATGATTCAGCCGGGCACCGGCCTGATCCTGGCCATGGCCCAGAACCGCCCCGTGATGGGTGACAACGGCGCAGCGGGCGAGACCTACTACAACTACGCCGTGGGTGGCTCGCTCAGCGACAACGACATGGGTGGCGCCGAGGGCTATCAGGCCGGCTCGACCTTCAAGCCGTTCGCCGCCGCTGCCGCCCTCGAGCTCGGCATGTCGCCGTCGAAGAGCTACAACGCCGCAGCGAGCATGGAGTTCGGCGGCCAGCGCTTCAAGACCTGTTCGGGCCGCGAACGCCTCGTCGGCGACTGGACCGTGAAGAACTCCACCGGTGTCAACGGCCAGATGGATATGTATCGCGCGATGGCCTATTCGGTGAACACCTACTTCGTCCAGCTGATCCGCGATGCCGGCGGCTGTGAAACCACCAAGATGGCCCAGAAGATGGGAGTGAAGCTCGGTTCGAAGGGTGACATCGTCGAGGAGTTCAACGCCAAGCCCTCCTTCGTGCTCGGTTCGGCCGAGATCACCCCGCTGTCGCTGACGGAGGCGTACGCCACGTTCGCCGCCCGCGGCAAGCACTGCGAGCCGATCGTTCTCAAGCGCATCGTCGACAAGGACGGCCGCGAGGTCCCCGTGCCCGACGCGAACTGCCGTCAGGTCATGGAGCCCGAGGTTGCCGACGGCATGAACTCGATCCTGCAGAACGTCATGTCCGGCACCGGTCGCCCCGCGACCATCCCGGGCGGTTATCCGCAGGCCGGCAAGACCGGCACCATCGACGCGAACCAGGCTGTCTGGTTCACCGGCTACACCCCCGAGGTCGCCGGCGTGGCCATGATCGCCATCGACAAGACCCATCCCTTCTGGGAGAACCGCAGCCGCCCGACGCTGAAGGGCCTGCGCCTGCCGGCCTCGCGTTACTACATGTCCGGCTCCGGTGGCGGTGACGCCGGCCAGGACATCTATCGTCCGTCGATGTCGGCGGCGCTGCAGGGCAAGCCCAAGACCAAGTTCAACCAGATCTCGAGCCAGGTCCGCGACGGCAAGCAGGTGTCGATCCCCAGCGTCTCGGGCATGAGCCCCGAGCGGGCCAAGGCGACGCTGGAGGACGCGGGATTCACCGTGGGCCGCACGACGCGCCACGCCAGCAGCCCGGCGGGCACCTATCTCGGCATCAGCCAGACCGGCTCGGCCGCCCTGGGCAGCACGATCTATCTGGTCTATTCGGCCGGCCCGCAGCCGCGCCCGCAGCCCACGACCGCTCCCCCTGCCAGCCGGCCTCCCGCCAGCCAGCCGCCTGCCGGTCAGCCGCCTGCCAGTCAGCCTCCGGCGCAGCAGCCCCCGGCGCAGCAGCCGCCGGCCCAGCAGCCCCCGGCCCAGCAGCCGCCGGGTCAGGGTGGCCAGCCTCCCGGCCAGGGCGACCAGCCTCCCGGCCAGCAGAACCCCGGGGGATAA
- a CDS encoding WhiB family transcriptional regulator, with translation MSLAPSDWTLEARCQGSADSLFVEGAQQKKARQLCRGCAVRSHCLAEALDNRIEWGVWGGMTERERRHLLRVRTDVESWASLLLGQKSPDRS, from the coding sequence ATGTCGCTTGCGCCATCGGACTGGACCCTCGAAGCGAGATGCCAGGGATCGGCCGACTCGTTGTTCGTAGAGGGTGCCCAGCAGAAGAAGGCACGCCAGCTCTGTCGCGGATGTGCAGTGCGCAGTCACTGCCTCGCCGAAGCGCTGGACAACCGCATCGAATGGGGGGTGTGGGGCGGCATGACCGAGCGCGAACGCCGCCACCTCCTGCGAGTCCGCACCGACGTCGAATCGTGGGCGTCACTCCTGCTCGGCCAGAAGAGCCCCGATCGTTCGTAG